The following are encoded together in the Bos javanicus breed banteng chromosome 4, ARS-OSU_banteng_1.0, whole genome shotgun sequence genome:
- the TAS2R39 gene encoding LOW QUALITY PROTEIN: taste receptor type 2 member 39 (The sequence of the model RefSeq protein was modified relative to this genomic sequence to represent the inferred CDS: substituted 1 base at 1 genomic stop codon), translating to MMSGSYHRPAHQVLRRHFPPDIEEKQPLRMIQTCSSSENDLSPSLVTLMLIIISTECILGILANGFIAAINTAEWIHSKVLSTSGKILLFLGVSRIVLQSFMMLELTLSSTSPQFYNDDIMYHTFRGCFMFLNHCSLWFAAWLSVFYFVKVADFSYPLFLKLKWRISGLMPWLLQLSVFVSLGQSVLFFQNNYTMNCNNLFSLPSFNSTKKKSFAESAVINLVLFLNLGIFIPLIMFMLAATLLIISLKRHIFHMKSNATGSRDPSMEAHLGAIRAISYFLILYIFKVLALFLYMSNFFDINSPLNILCKIIMATYPVGHSILLIQDNPGLKRAWKRLQTQVHLYFKKXSLRFTLKAPAPTSSAFSSSRQLSSYLLSSPDLI from the coding sequence ATGATGAGTGGGAGCTATCACAGACCAGCACACCAAGTGCTAAGGAGACATTTTCCTCCAGACATTGAAGAAAAGCAACCACTCAGGATGATCCAAACCTGCAGTTCCTCAGAAAATGATCTGTCACCATCTCTTGTCACTTTGATGTTAATAATTATCAGCACGGAATGCATCCTTGGTATCCTCGCAAATGGGTTCATTGCAGCGATAAACACAGCTGAATGGATTCACAGTAAGGTACTCTCCACCAGTGGCAAGATCCTGCTTTTCCTGGGTGTATCCAGAATAGTTCTACAAAGCTTCATGATGCTAGAACTTACCTTAAGCTCAACATCCCCACAGTTTTATAATGATGACATCATGTATCACACATTCAGAGGATGTTTCATGTTCTTAAATCACTGCAGCCTCTGGTTTGCTGCCTGGCTCAGTGTCTTCTACTTCGTGAAGGTGGCGGATTTCTCCTACCCCCTTTTCCTCAAGCTGAAGTGGAGAATTTCCGGACTGATGCCCTGGCTTCTGCAGCTATCAGTGTTTGTTTCCTTGGGCCAGAGTGTGCTCTTCTTCCAAAACAACTATACTATGAATTGTAACAATCTTTTTTCTCTCCCGTCCTTCAACTCCACTAAGAAAAAGTCCTTCGCGGAGTCCGCTGTGATCAACCTGGTTCTTTTCCTTAACCTGGGGATCTTCATCCCTCTGATCATGTTTATGCTGGCGGCCACCCTGCTGATCATCTCTCTCAAAAGACACATCTTCCACATGAAAAGCAACGCCACTGGCTCCAGAGACCCCAGCATGGAGGCTCACCTGGGGGCCATCAGAGCCATCAGCTATTTTCTCATTCTCTATATTTTCAAAGTACTTGCTCTCTTTCTCTACATGTCCAACTTCTTTGACATCAATAGTCCCTTGAATATTTTGTGCAAAATCATCATGGCTACCTACCCTGTGGGCCATTCCATTCTACTGATTCAGGACAATCCTGGGCTGAAAAGAGCCTGGAAGAGGCTTCAGACTCAAGTtcacctttattttaaaaagtagtctcTAAGATTCACACTCAAAGCACCTGCCCCAACCAGCTCTGCCTTTTCCTCATCTAGACAGCTCTCTTCCTACCTTCTTTCTTCCCCAGACCTGATCTGA